The genomic stretch CAACTTGAATACCCGTCTCCAAAAGCTCGATTCGGGTGAATATGATGCCTTGATTCTTGCTGCCGCAGGTTTACGTCGTCTAGGCATGGGCGATCGCGTACATGAAGTAATTGATGCTGAAATTTCCCTCCATGCCGTCGGTCAGGGAGCTTTAGGTATCGAGTGCCGTGCCGAAGATCCCGATATTTTGGCTTTGTTTACCCCGATCATCCACTATCCCACCACTCAACGTTGCCTTGCTGAGCGCTCTTTCCTTCGTGAGCTCGAAGGTGGTTGTCAAGTTCCCATTGGTGTTCATACTGCTATCAATGGCGACAAGCTAACCCTGAAGGGAATTGTGGCAAGCCTTGATGGTAAAACTTTAGTCAAGGGTGAAGTAACAGGGGATCTCACTAATCCAGAAGTGATCGGTGCAGAATTAGCCGATGATCTCAAATCTAAGGGCGCTCAAGACATCCTCAACAAGATTTTTGCGGAAGTTCGCGCTTAAAACGTCAGTTCGGCTTAATCTGGCAAATTTTAAAATCCCAAAAGTAAAAGCTTTGCTACGCAAAGCTTTTACTTTTGGGATTTGAGAGAGGGTTTGCGTAGCAAACCCTCTCTCAAATCCCGTTTCAAATTATCCCGAACTCACGTTAAAAAGCAGAAAATAACCAGTTTCTTACACTGACTCTTTTCTACTTACAAAAAAAGAGGTGGTACAAAGTACCACCTCTTTTTTGTAATTGGCCGATTACCGTTTCGAGTATTGAGGAGCCTTACGAGCTTTCTTAAGCCCGTATTTTTTACGTTCTTTACAACGAGGATCGCGAGTCATATAACCTTCAACCTTGAGAGGCTTACGATTTTCAGGGGCAAGTTCGCATAATGCACGGGCAACACCTAGACGAATTGCGTCAGCTTGACCTGTAACACCACCGCCATGAGCATTAACGAGCACATCATACTCATTTTCCAAGCCTAAGGTTTCCAAAGGAGCCTTAACACCTGAAATGTAGCTAGGATTGAATTGCAAATACAAATCACCGGGTTTGCCGTTGATTACGATTTTGCCTTCACCAGGGACAAGGCGTACACGGGCGATCGCAGTCTTACGGCGACCAGTACCCCAGTAAACAGCACGATTAGAACGTTCAGTATCTGACATCGGTTATTTCTCCTACTTCTGCGATGGAATGGTGTTGATGACCAAGGTTTCGGGCTGTTGAGCCTCATGGGGATGACTAGCACCCTTGTAAACCTTGAGCTTGGTGAAAAGCTGACGACCGAGGGTATTCTTGGGCAACATGCCTTTAACAGCATGTTCAAGAACGCGCTCAGGTACGCGGGCAATTACCTTATCAAAGGTTTCGGTCTTCATTCCACCTGGGCGACCAGAATGTCTTCTGTATAGCTTTTGGGTTGATTTTTTACCAGTTACGGCAATTTTTTCGGCATTGATTACAACGACGAAATCGCCAGTATCTAAGTGGGGCGTATAGATAGGCTTATCTTTACCGCGCAAGATTACCGCGATCGCGCTAGCAAGCCGCCCGAGGCGCTGACCTTCCGCATCGATAACATACCACTTACGATCTGGATCTTTAGGTAAGTAGCTTTTATTAGGAGTGAGTGTAGTTGTAGTCATTAGTTTCTCTACAAGCGAAATTTATCTATCAAATTTTTATCTTGGAAAACTTGAGCTTTAAGCATCAAATCAAGCTAATTGCCCGATCATTTGTTAAGCCCAAAGTTTGCTTGCGCGATGCGAACTCAGCGAATGGGTTATCGGCGTAGCCGATCGCTAATAAGCAGAGTCCTTGCGGTGGTGCTGCGTATTTAACTTCAATACGACGCTTTTCCTGCCATCTACTAGTAAAGGCTTCGACACTGAGACGCGAACGCCCCACATCAATTAGCTGTCCCACTAGCAGACGAATCATGCCGTAAAGAAAACCACTTGCCTGAACTTCCACATGGACAAAATCACCATCTCGCCAACATAGTGCTTCTTGAACCTCAAGACGACTATGGGGACGACTTGAACCTGCTCTTTGAAATGCAGCCATATCTTGTTCGCCGAGCATTGGCTGTAAGGCTTGATGAATAAGCCCTTCATTAAGGCGCTCATGGTAGTAGTGCCAACTAAACTGCCTTACAAATAAATTCGGGATTGGTGCGGTGTAAATCGTGTACCGATAACGTCGCCATGTCGCCGAAAATCTCGCATGCCAGTCAGAGGCAACCTCCGTCGAGCCAAAGATCAAGATATCCTCTGGCAAGTAGCTATTGAGGACTTTTGCCCATTTCTGAGGAGGAATCACACTCGAAGTATCGAAATGCGCTACCTGAGCCGCAGCATGAACACCTGTGTCAGTTCTACCTGCACTATGCACAACGGTTGGTTTACCGCAAATCTTAGCGATCGCTTCTTCAATCGTTTGCTGCACTGAGGTATGATTTGGCTGCCTTTGCCATCCGTAATAATGTGTACCTAGATATTGAATAGCTAAAGCCACACGACGAACAGAATCAGAATCAGCAGACAAAATCATCTCTGGCATCTCAGGAATTTACCTGCTTATACCAGTTGCAAAATCGCGATTTCGGCATTATCGCCACGACGACTGACCGTGCGAACGATACGGGTATAGCCACCATTACGATCAGCATAACGTTCTTTAGCTTGGCTAAACAGTAAGTCTACTAAGCTAGTTACGCGCTCTTCTTCAGGTAATTTCTCTTGTTTTGTCTTAGTTTGGACGCGATCGCTCACGGGTTCGCCATCCTTAACCGAGATATCGTATAAATAGGCGATCGCTTGACGACGAGCGTGCAAAGAACCATTTTTAGCAAGGGTAATGATGTGATCAGCAGTAGTGCGAACAGCATTAGCTCTTGCTCTAGTGGTCTTAATTTCGCCTCTGAGGATCAACTCAGTAGTCAAAGCCCGTAGGAGAGCTTTGCGCTGGTCAGCAGCCTTATTAAGCTGGGGTGTTTTACAACGGTGACGCATAGGTGTGTACTAGATGGATGTTTAATGCAATATTTGCGAAGCACGGAGCTGCAAATATTGCCATTTTTATAGAACTTTTATAGAGATACTCTTATAAAACTTTAGAAGACTTAGATTCGGTCAAGGTCAAGCCTAGATGCTGCTTGAGCGCATCCATAACTTCCTCAGCCGACTTTTGACCAAAGTTTTTGATCTCTAGTAGATCGTCTTGAGTGTACTCCAGCAAATCCGCCACAGTATTAATCTGTGCACGTTTGAGACAGTTGTAAGCTCTGACCGACAGTTGCAATTCTTCAATGTGAATTTGCTTCGTCTCATCTTGCTCATCACGCTCTTGGGGCAGTGAAGGCGCAAGGGTGATTTCTTGCAAGGGAGAGAATAAACTCACCAAGACACTAGCGGCTTGGCTAAGCGCTTCTTGAGGTGTAATGCTGCCATTAGTCCAAATATCAATTTGGAGACTCTCTTTATTGATCGCATCACCGATCCGAGCATCCCTAATCTCATACTTGACCTTACGCACAGGCATAAACACAGCATCAATTTTGAGCGTGTCAATGGGAGAACTGTGATCTTCTTTAGAGCGGTCTACGGAACGATAACCTTTACCACGCTCAATCGTTAGTTCCATCTCCAAAGTTGCGCCCTCACTGAGGGTAGCGATGTATTGGTTAGGGTTAACGATTTCGATGTCCGATGGCAAAGAATGAAAACTAGTGGCAGTGACTAACTTTGGACCGCGCTCTACCAGCCGAATGATCTGTGGTGCTGAGCTATAAGACTTCAACACTAGTTCCTTCAGGTTGAGCATCAAATCCAAAACGTCTTCCCGCACGCCTGGAATCGTCGCAAACTCATGGTTGACACCAGCAATGCGAACAGCAGTGACGGCCGCACCCTCAAGATTGGAGAGCAATACCCGTCTGAGCGCATTTCCAATGGTAATGCCTTGCCCCCGATCTAGTGGTTCCAGTACAAATTGGCTGTACTGGCTATTGTCTTTTTCTGTGTGGGATGCAACGCACTCAACCTGAAACTGTGCCATATTTGTACCGACTTAGTCTGCAAGAGTAAACGAAAATCAAAGGGGAAATTAGAGAATTGCAAAATTACGAATTACGAATTACGAACTTAAACTTTTAATTCGCAATTGGTTATACACGTCTACGCTTAGGAGGACGGCAACCATTGTGAGGGATGGGGGTGATATCACGAATCAAAGTGATTTCCAAACCAGCAGCTTGTAAAGCTCTGACTGCGGTTTCACGACCAGATCCAGGTCCTGTAACCATCACTTCAACTTGGCGCATTCCTTGCTCGATCGCTCTTCTGGCAGCAGATTCTGCGGCAGTTTGCGCGGCAAATGGAGTACCCTTCTTTGCGCCCTTAAAGCCGCTCGCACCAGCCGAAGACCAAGAGATTACATCGCCTACGGTGTCAGCGATCGTGACGATAGTGTTGTTGAAAGTAGACTGGATGTAAGCGACTCCATTAGGGACATTACGCTTATTCTTGCGTGCGCCAGTTCTACGTGTTGTTTGACGAGCCATAGTTTCGTACTAATCCTTAATTACTTCTTACCTGGAGCCTTCTTCTTACCTGCAACAGTGCGACGACCGCCACGACGGGTACGAGCATTGGTACGGGTACGTTGTCCACGCACAGGAAGTCCCATACGATGTCTACGACCTCTGTAGCAGCCGATGTCTACTAGGCGTTTGATGCTTAAACCTTCGAGACGACGCAGATCGCCTTCTACTTGAAAGTTGGATTCTACCTCTTGGCGTAAAGTCGTTACTTCAACGTCAGTAAGTTCTTTAACCCGCGTATCGGGGTTTATTTTGGTAGCTGCTAAGATTTTTTTGGCGCTAGTTAGACCGATTCCGTATATATACGTTAGTCCTATTTCAATGCGCTTGTCACGAGGAAGGTCAACTCCTGCAATGCGAGCCACTATAAGTCTCCCAATTTGTTGTCAGTTTTCAATGTAACGTTTGCCCTAAATTAAAATTAAAATTTCTATTCTTAAAAATTCTAATTATTTGGTTGTCCTAAAATAACTTTTTGGTAAATTTTGGGCGAACCTTTGGGGCGGATAGCTGTACAAGTCAATCTTCGAGCGAGCGAGCGTTTTATGCAGTGGGTTAGCTACAGTCATCAGCAAGAGCAAATTACGAAGACAGCATATTTTACAGCGAACTCTATAATATATTGACAATGGCAACTTCTGTCAATATTTTTGCAATTTAGCTTCTCAGAGTTAGCTCTATGCTATTGCTTGTTGTGGTTAAAGTGCGGTGTAGTTACCGCTAAAAGATCCTCAGAGTTAAGAGGAACTAAAATTATTACCTTAAGTTACTACTAGTCGCGATCGCTATCGATCGATCCTATCCCAGAAATTGGGCGATAGGAATAACTAGCGATCGCAGGGGCGGAACTAGGAGATTGTGGACGTGATATTTTCATAATATCTTCTTTAATCGCTTCGAGATCGACATAGCGGTCAGCAACATTGATCAGGTGATCACTAGTCATTGAGCGCAAACTGACTACCTCAACGCGCACACCCCGATAACTAGCAGCATCAACGGCATAGGCGAGATCCCCATCGCCACTAACAAGAACGGCTGTATCATAGGAACCAATCAAGGCCATCATGTCCACAGCAATTTCCACATCAAGGTTCGCTTTTTTAGAACCATCGGGAAGTTGGACAAGCTCTTTAGAAATTACTCGATAGCCATTACGGCGCATCCACAATAAGAAGCCTTGTTGCTTTTCATTGGTGCGATCTACCCCTGTATAGAAAAAAGCTCTGAGTAAACGAGAGCCATCAGTAAGACATAAAAGCAGCTTGGTGTAGTCGATTTCGATACCTAGCTGAAGAGCTGCATAAAAAAGATTAGAACCATCAATAAAGATGGCAACACGCCCTCGATTTTCTAAAATTTGGTCTGGTTTAAAGCCAGAATCTTGCTCGAACGGTAACATATTTTTGCCTATAGAACGTTTGTTATCTAGTGCTGTGGGATGAAGCTTTGGTATTAGCATTGATACTTAAAACCGTCCTAAGTGTTTACCTAATTCAGAAGAACCTCTTAAAATTTTTTATAAACTACCGCTTAAATCGTATAAGGATTAGCGATGGACGTTTAAAGCAATCTTTAATAAGACAATCAGCCTTATCCCAAGACCATCAGAAAAAATAAATTTTGAATAAATTTTGGAAAAATTTAAAGCGAATTTAAGAATATAAAACGTTTTTTATAATAAGCCTATAATAATAAATTATTTATTTTTATAGCTTATCTTTAATTATACACTATAAGTAAATATACTTACAGGAGTATATTTTAGGGAAGTTAATATTTAATAAATAAGCAATTAAAAAGACAAAACTGAAGCCTTAAATTCTAACTAATCCCCAGTTTTTTCAATACGTTGAAAGATTGGGGTTGGGGAGGAAAGGGGAAGCCCTGATTGTAGTATTCCCCAATTTGTATGACTCCAATCAGGTGGGTTAGTTTCATCAAAACTTAAGCCTAATTGTTGATAGGAAGCAATACTCAAGCTTGGTGTAATCGGTGAAAGCAAATAAACAGCGATACGCACAGATTCTAATAAAGCATACAAAGTTTCGTTAACTTCTTTTTGTTTTCCTGCTTTAAATTGCTTCCACGGTGTAGTTTCATCAATTAATTTGTTGCAATTCCAGATTAACTCTAAGATTTTTTCACAAGCAGCTCGAAAATTAAGATTTTGATAATCAATTGCCACGCGATCGCCTAAATTTGATGCCTGTTCGATAACTGGTTTAATTAAATTTGATACCTCACTGGGATCGCTGGGATCATTTGCAGGTATAGTTCCTTGACAATATTTATTTGCCATTCCTAGACTGCGATTGAGCAAATTGCCAAGACTATTAGCGAGATCAGCATTGACAATTGAGATAAATCTCTCTTCGCTAAAGTCACCATCTTTGCCAAATTCAATTTCTTTTAAGAAATAGTACCGAATAGCATCTGCACCAAAGCGATCGACGAGATCATAGGGATCAATCGTATTGCCTAAGGTCTTGCCCATTTTGAGACCATCCTTTGTCAGCAAACCATGACCAAATACGCGCTTTGGTAAAGATAGTCCCGCCGACATCAACATCGCTGGCCAGTAAATCGCATGAAATCTTAAGATATCTTTACCAATGATATGCAAATTAAAGGGATACCACTTCTTGAGGGCATTTTTTAGAGTCGGCTCATCCTCAGGATCAAGCAGAGCTGTCACATAACCAAGCAAAGCATCAAACCAAACATAAATAGTATGGGTGGGATCGTTAGGAATCGGGAAACCCCAGTCAAGATTCACACGAGAGATCGAAAAGTCCTGCAAGCCTTGCTTCATAAAGCCGAGAACTTCGTTGCGGCGACTGTCAGGCTGAATAAAGTCAGGATTAGCTTCGTGAAATTGATCGAGTGCGTCTTGATATTTAGATAGGCGGAAAAAATAGTTCGGTTCGTCGCGCCATTCACATACAACATTGGTATGGATCGGGCAATGATGGGTGGAGGGCAGTTCTCGCTCCTCTTTAAATTCTTCGCAAGCGACGCAGTACCAGCCTTTTTGCTGATTTAAGTAAATGTCGCCCGAATCGTAGACCCGTTGAAAAAATTCGTTAACGATCGCTTGATGTTTGGGTGCAGTGGTGCGCGTAAAGCGATCAAAGCGAATATTAAACTTTTCCCAGAGTGTATAAAATTCTGCAACAGTGCGATCGCAATGTTCTTGGGGCGATAGATTATTTTTTTCGGCAGTGCGCTGAATTTTTTGTCCATGCTCGTCTGTGCCTGTCACAAACATCACAGGATGACCTTTGAGCCGATAGAACCGTGCAAAAGCGTCGGCAGCGATCGTCGGATAGGCACTGCCAATATGTGGGCGATCGTTGACGTAAAAAAGTGGTGTAGTTAAAGCAATCGGTTCTAAAGACATAGGGTACTCAATTCACGGCTAATACCATTTTGCAAAAAAATGGTGGTAAATGTAACATTTTTCACCAAAAGTAATGAAAAACCTACAAACTCATCAAAATTGCATGGATCAAGCGATCTCCTTGGCGCAACAGGCAGGAGAGGCGGGAGAAATTCCTGTAGGGGCAATTATTGTCGATAATCAAGGGAGTGCGATCGCCACAGGGGTAAATCGCAAAGAGCGAGATCAAGATCCTACTGCCCATGCTGAGATTGTAGCGATTCGTGAGGCTTCGCGCATATTAAGAGATTGGCATCTAACGGGTTGCACCCTCTATGTCACTTTAGAACCCTGTCCCATGTGTGCAGGGGCAATTTTGCAAGCGCGGATTAGTACTTTAGTTTACGGTGCTGATGATCCCAAAACAGGCTCAATTCGCACAGTAGCCAATTTACCCGATAGTCCCGTGTCTTTTCACAAGTTGGAAGTAATCGCAGGAATTCGCGAGAGAGAATGCCAAGAATTATTGCAAGCTTGGTTTAAAAATCTCAGAATTTGATATTGGTGGCACTTTTCTCCACCAATATCTAGGAATATGCAGCAATTTGTTGGGAAAACCAGATTGCAGCTTCAGTATTAGTTTTTGTAGCTAACAGTTCCACGGTTTGTTCTAACAAGGCGATCTCTAAATTTGGTAAAACGTGAGAAACCTCGCTTTAGGGTTATTTGGCACATAGGGTATTTATCGAATCGACCAAATCACTCTCCTTACCTGCCGCAGTTTCTAAATCCTGTTTAGCTTTGGTCTGAGCATTGGTATCCTTCGCTTCTACCGCCTTTGCCTGAGCCTTTAGCGCCGATGACACATCACCGTACATACTCAAGAGTTTAGTTTGCAACTCTTTAAGCTGTGAATCCTTAACGGCGATCGCTTGCGTCTCAGTACGAATTTGATCAATTTTGTCCGCAAGCTGGGTAAAGCCTGCCGCATCCTTAGGAGCTACTAAATCTTTGGTTTTATTCGCAACTGTAACAAATTTGTTACATTGAGTAACTCGATTTTCCCCACAACCATATAGGAGTAATCCCATACTCAAAGCAGTCATACCAAGAACATTGTAACGATTGAGCCGACTCGATGAAGTATGGGATGAAGACTTTTGAAGTTGCATTATGGTGATTGCCGATAGTCCAAATTTATTCTGCTGGGGTCTAAAAATTCTAAAATGTTTTAGTTAAGCTAACTCAAGAGATTTGAACTATGTCCGATAATCGCCGCAGTCGTGCAATTACCGAAGGCGTTCAGCGATCGCCTAACCGCGCTATGTTACGCGCCGTTGGTTTCCAAGACTCAGATTTTACTAAACCTATTGTCGGTGTTGCAAGCGCCCATAGCACAATTACACCTTGCAATATGGGCATTGCGCCTTTAGCTATCCGCGCCGAAGCTGGAATTCGTGCCGCGAATGGGATGCCCCAAGTTTTCGGCACAATCACCATCAGCGATGGGATCTCCATGGGAACTGAGGGGATGAAGTATTCCCTCGTTTCCCGTGATGTCATTGCTGACTCCATCGAAACTGCTTGCACAGGTCAAAGCATGGATGGGGTTTTAGCGATCGGGGGCTGTGACAAGAATATGCCAGGGGCAATGATTGCTATGGCGAGAATGAACATTCCTGCATTATTTGTCTATGGTGGCACGATCGAACCCGGACATTTAGATGGTGAAGACTTGACGGTAGTTAGCTCCTTTGAAGCGGTCGGACAATATAGTGCGGGCAGAATTGACGAAGTAAGATTGAATGCGGTTGAGCGCAATGCTTGTCCGGGCGCTGGATCCTGTGGGGGGATGTACACAGCAAACACCATGTCTTCTGCTTTTGAGGCAATGGGTATGAGCTTGATGTATTCCTCCACCATGTCCGCCGTTGCTCCTGAAAAGGCAGCCAATACAGAGCTTGCGGGTACGGTTCTAGTCAATGCGATTCGCAATAATCTATTACCTCGCGACATCATCACTCGTAAATCAATTGAGAATGCCATTTCCGTGGTTATGGCAGTGGGTGGTTCCACTAATGCGGTCTTGCACTTTTTAGCGATCGCCCATTCCGCAGGTGTGGAATGGAACCTTGATGATTTTGAGCGCATTCGTGAGCGTGTCCCTGTTCTCTGTG from Pseudanabaena sp. Chao 1811 encodes the following:
- the hemC gene encoding hydroxymethylbilane synthase; amino-acid sequence: MVASSTVRISSRKSQLALVQTHWVQAELSKAHPDRQFEVVTMSTQGDKILDVALAKIGDKGLFTKELEVSMLTRESDLAVHSLKDLPTKLPEGLILGAVTEREDPADALVVHEKLKDKNLATLPAGTVVGTSSLRRLAQLRHYYPHLTFKDVRGNLNTRLQKLDSGEYDALILAAAGLRRLGMGDRVHEVIDAEISLHAVGQGALGIECRAEDPDILALFTPIIHYPTTQRCLAERSFLRELEGGCQVPIGVHTAINGDKLTLKGIVASLDGKTLVKGEVTGDLTNPEVIGAELADDLKSKGAQDILNKIFAEVRA
- the rpsI gene encoding 30S ribosomal protein S9; its protein translation is MSDTERSNRAVYWGTGRRKTAIARVRLVPGEGKIVINGKPGDLYLQFNPSYISGVKAPLETLGLENEYDVLVNAHGGGVTGQADAIRLGVARALCELAPENRKPLKVEGYMTRDPRCKERKKYGLKKARKAPQYSKR
- the rplM gene encoding 50S ribosomal protein L13, with translation MTTTTLTPNKSYLPKDPDRKWYVIDAEGQRLGRLASAIAVILRGKDKPIYTPHLDTGDFVVVINAEKIAVTGKKSTQKLYRRHSGRPGGMKTETFDKVIARVPERVLEHAVKGMLPKNTLGRQLFTKLKVYKGASHPHEAQQPETLVINTIPSQK
- the truA gene encoding tRNA pseudouridine(38-40) synthase TruA, coding for MILSADSDSVRRVALAIQYLGTHYYGWQRQPNHTSVQQTIEEAIAKICGKPTVVHSAGRTDTGVHAAAQVAHFDTSSVIPPQKWAKVLNSYLPEDILIFGSTEVASDWHARFSATWRRYRYTIYTAPIPNLFVRQFSWHYYHERLNEGLIHQALQPMLGEQDMAAFQRAGSSRPHSRLEVQEALCWRDGDFVHVEVQASGFLYGMIRLLVGQLIDVGRSRLSVEAFTSRWQEKRRIEVKYAAPPQGLCLLAIGYADNPFAEFASRKQTLGLTNDRAISLI
- the rplQ gene encoding 50S ribosomal protein L17 — translated: MRHRCKTPQLNKAADQRKALLRALTTELILRGEIKTTRARANAVRTTADHIITLAKNGSLHARRQAIAYLYDISVKDGEPVSDRVQTKTKQEKLPEEERVTSLVDLLFSQAKERYADRNGGYTRIVRTVSRRGDNAEIAILQLV
- a CDS encoding DNA-directed RNA polymerase subunit alpha, giving the protein MAQFQVECVASHTEKDNSQYSQFVLEPLDRGQGITIGNALRRVLLSNLEGAAVTAVRIAGVNHEFATIPGVREDVLDLMLNLKELVLKSYSSAPQIIRLVERGPKLVTATSFHSLPSDIEIVNPNQYIATLSEGATLEMELTIERGKGYRSVDRSKEDHSSPIDTLKIDAVFMPVRKVKYEIRDARIGDAINKESLQIDIWTNGSITPQEALSQAASVLVSLFSPLQEITLAPSLPQERDEQDETKQIHIEELQLSVRAYNCLKRAQINTVADLLEYTQDDLLEIKNFGQKSAEEVMDALKQHLGLTLTESKSSKVL
- the rpsK gene encoding 30S ribosomal protein S11; its protein translation is MARQTTRRTGARKNKRNVPNGVAYIQSTFNNTIVTIADTVGDVISWSSAGASGFKGAKKGTPFAAQTAAESAARRAIEQGMRQVEVMVTGPGSGRETAVRALQAAGLEITLIRDITPIPHNGCRPPKRRRV
- the rpsM gene encoding 30S ribosomal protein S13, giving the protein MARIAGVDLPRDKRIEIGLTYIYGIGLTSAKKILAATKINPDTRVKELTDVEVTTLRQEVESNFQVEGDLRRLEGLSIKRLVDIGCYRGRRHRMGLPVRGQRTRTNARTRRGGRRTVAGKKKAPGKK
- a CDS encoding LabA-like NYN domain-containing protein, which encodes MLPFEQDSGFKPDQILENRGRVAIFIDGSNLFYAALQLGIEIDYTKLLLCLTDGSRLLRAFFYTGVDRTNEKQQGFLLWMRRNGYRVISKELVQLPDGSKKANLDVEIAVDMMALIGSYDTAVLVSGDGDLAYAVDAASYRGVRVEVVSLRSMTSDHLINVADRYVDLEAIKEDIMKISRPQSPSSAPAIASYSYRPISGIGSIDSDRD
- the metG gene encoding methionine--tRNA ligase — protein: MSLEPIALTTPLFYVNDRPHIGSAYPTIAADAFARFYRLKGHPVMFVTGTDEHGQKIQRTAEKNNLSPQEHCDRTVAEFYTLWEKFNIRFDRFTRTTAPKHQAIVNEFFQRVYDSGDIYLNQQKGWYCVACEEFKEERELPSTHHCPIHTNVVCEWRDEPNYFFRLSKYQDALDQFHEANPDFIQPDSRRNEVLGFMKQGLQDFSISRVNLDWGFPIPNDPTHTIYVWFDALLGYVTALLDPEDEPTLKNALKKWYPFNLHIIGKDILRFHAIYWPAMLMSAGLSLPKRVFGHGLLTKDGLKMGKTLGNTIDPYDLVDRFGADAIRYYFLKEIEFGKDGDFSEERFISIVNADLANSLGNLLNRSLGMANKYCQGTIPANDPSDPSEVSNLIKPVIEQASNLGDRVAIDYQNLNFRAACEKILELIWNCNKLIDETTPWKQFKAGKQKEVNETLYALLESVRIAVYLLSPITPSLSIASYQQLGLSFDETNPPDWSHTNWGILQSGLPLSSPTPIFQRIEKTGD
- a CDS encoding nucleoside deaminase; the encoded protein is MKNLQTHQNCMDQAISLAQQAGEAGEIPVGAIIVDNQGSAIATGVNRKERDQDPTAHAEIVAIREASRILRDWHLTGCTLYVTLEPCPMCAGAILQARISTLVYGADDPKTGSIRTVANLPDSPVSFHKLEVIAGIRERECQELLQAWFKNLRI
- the ilvD gene encoding dihydroxy-acid dehydratase yields the protein MSDNRRSRAITEGVQRSPNRAMLRAVGFQDSDFTKPIVGVASAHSTITPCNMGIAPLAIRAEAGIRAANGMPQVFGTITISDGISMGTEGMKYSLVSRDVIADSIETACTGQSMDGVLAIGGCDKNMPGAMIAMARMNIPALFVYGGTIEPGHLDGEDLTVVSSFEAVGQYSAGRIDEVRLNAVERNACPGAGSCGGMYTANTMSSAFEAMGMSLMYSSTMSAVAPEKAANTELAGTVLVNAIRNNLLPRDIITRKSIENAISVVMAVGGSTNAVLHFLAIAHSAGVEWNLDDFERIRERVPVLCDLKPSGKYVATDLHKAGGIPQVMKMLLVHGLLHGDCITITGQTVEELLKDIPAEPRADQDVIRPWDRPMYKQGHLAILKGNLAEEGAVAKISGVKNPIITGPARVFESEEDSLAAILDNKINPGDVLVIRYEGPKGGPGMREMLAPTSAIIGAGLGDSVGLITDGRFSGGTYGMVVGHVAPEAYVGGTIALVQEGDSITIDAHQRLIQLNVSEEELATRRANWKAPAPRYTKGVLAKYATLVSTSSKGAVTDLDLF